One Cryptomeria japonica chromosome 9, Sugi_1.0, whole genome shotgun sequence genomic window carries:
- the LOC131858563 gene encoding F-box/kelch-repeat protein At5g15710-like — MEEMKPESIVAVEGDANQCGISKLPQDLKELIFSKLPLESICSSRIICKEWNSILSSDNFLSSLPIQYPWLLICNEEKDKNWRCMTYCFSTQKWRNLSLSFLPKPKGGNTRFLRRVGLGLLQFQEMSISQLFVCNPVMRSYAKIEIDATRKFMHIVQRGKKEPYLVVCSNFENFSFQIYHYFQDSWNIKFQFVGETQYSHIYCNEMVVCNDTIFWREPWEHRVIVGFKIQDEGFISPVTVAPLPSEMVEDQDLLLLSMVSYGSSVLFVFVMLNHRRLDMLNHRRLDIIHPSSVHKICELGRTKDGIVIWELFQDEQNELVWKWKEFLRMPRLSLHEYLDKDWWSGECVCVGDYLCFSSLYGGESVKVFAYNLKEGFWQRLPPCKMENRNWRMASFEPKPYLYQFLRKSRERAWMT; from the coding sequence ATGGAAGAAATGAAGCCAGAATCCATCGTAGCAGTTGAAGGAGATGCAAATCAGTGTGGTATATCTAAGCTGCCTCAGGATTTGAAGGAATTGATATTTTCTAAGCTCCCATTGGAATCAATCTGTAGCTCTCGCATAATCTGTAAAGAATGGAATTCTATTTTGTCTTCAGACAATTTTTTATCTTCACTGCCAATTCAATATCCATGGCTTCTCATCTGCAATGAGGAAAAGGATAAAAATTGGCGTTGTATGACATATTGCTTTTCTacacaaaaatggaggaatttgtctctttcttttcttccaaaACCTAAGGGAGGCAACACCAGATTTTTACGAAGAGTAGGGTTGGGGTTACTGCAATTTCAAGAAATGTCGATTTCGCAATTATTTGTTTGCAATCCTGTTATGAGATCTTATGCAAAGATAGAAATAGATGCCACCCGCAAGTTTATGCATATTGTGCAGCGAGGAAAAAAAGAACCCTATTTAGTAGTCtgctcaaattttgaaaatttttcctTCCAGATATACCACTATTTTCAAGATTCATGGAATATAAAGTTTCAATTTGTAGGGGAAACGCAGTATTCACATATTTACTGTAATGAAATGGTTGTGTGCAATGACACTATTTTTTGGAGGGAACCATGGGAACATAGGGTTATCGTAGGTTTCAAAATCCAAGATGAGGGTTTCATTAGCCCTGTTACAGTAGCTCCATTACCATCTGAAATGGTTGAAGATCAAGATCTTTTGCTTTTATCTATGGTTTCATATGGTTCGTCTGTTCTTTTCGTATTCGTCATGCTCAACCATCGGAGGCTTGACATGCTCAACCATCGGAGGCTTGACATAATTCATCCATCCAGTGTACACAAGATTTGCGAACTTGGCCGGACTAAGGACGGAATTGTTATCTGGGAGTTGTTTCAGGACGAGCAGAATGAGTTGGTTTGGAAGTGGAAAGAATTTTTAAGAATGCCTCGACTGTCGCTCCATGAATATCTTGATAAAGATTGGTGGTCTGGAGAGTGTGTTTGTGTGGGAGATTACCTATGCTTCAGCTCTCTATATGGTGGTGAAAGTGTAAAGGTGTTTGCATATAATCTAAAGGAAGGGTTTTGGCAACGCCTTCCACCCTGTAAAATGGAAAACAGAAACTGGAGGATGGCGTCGTTTGAACCAAAACCCTATCTTTATCAGTTCTTAAGAAAATCGAGGGAACGAGCTTGGATGACATGA